From a single Calothrix sp. NIES-2098 genomic region:
- a CDS encoding type 12 methyltransferase, protein MTTTTHYDDYDVLALIYNEDWISGLFQETIPVLEKLLLTRLTKGSHILDLCCGTGHLAQQLLQKGYQITGIDGSEQMLHYARENAPEARFILDDARFFNLPATFDAVVSTTGSLNYVMKIEELKRVLKNVSNALIENGIFLCHFFTQEEFQSNWNGKISGNVKDDYAWATKNIYNPDTKIGQMSLTVFSLVDESWQRLDKVISEKCYDKEEIIFALETAGFSEISFYDAHYDLGISQMPGSTYFICYKRVNI, encoded by the coding sequence ATGACTACTACAACTCATTATGATGATTATGATGTTCTTGCTCTTATATACAACGAAGATTGGATATCAGGTCTTTTCCAAGAAACAATACCAGTTTTAGAAAAATTGTTGTTAACCCGTTTAACTAAAGGTTCTCATATTCTTGACCTTTGTTGTGGAACTGGACATTTAGCACAACAATTACTGCAAAAAGGTTATCAAATTACAGGAATTGATGGCTCTGAGCAAATGTTACATTATGCTCGTGAGAATGCGCCAGAAGCAAGATTTATCCTTGATGATGCTCGATTTTTCAATTTACCAGCTACCTTTGATGCAGTAGTTTCAACTACTGGTTCTCTGAATTATGTGATGAAAATTGAAGAATTAAAGCGCGTATTGAAAAATGTTTCTAATGCACTGATTGAGAATGGGATATTCTTGTGCCACTTCTTCACCCAAGAAGAATTTCAATCAAATTGGAACGGTAAAATTTCTGGCAATGTCAAAGATGATTATGCTTGGGCTACAAAAAATATTTATAATCCCGATACTAAAATCGGTCAAATGTCTTTAACTGTATTTTCATTAGTAGACGAAAGTTGGCAGCGTTTAGATAAAGTTATTTCAGAAAAATGTTATGACAAAGAGGAGATTATTTTTGCTCTAGAAACTGCTGGATTTAGCGAAATTAGCTTTTATGATGCACATTATGACTTAGGAATATCTCAAATGCCTGGTAGTACGTATTTTATTTGTTATAAGCGTGTGAATATTTGA
- a CDS encoding aminotransferase class-III, producing MNTQQVTLAQHSDNLTKLLATAGLPNQQQEYLRYFINSYNEKTKISKQISQNYRPFLADDKNLGEFNLLFKEMYYPIVANRSFGSKIWDVDGNEYVDIMMGLGINLFGHNPSFIKEALIAQLDKGIQIGPQSELVGEVAELVSQLTGMERVCFSNTGTEAVMSAIRIARAVTGRNKIVIFSGSYHGHFDGTLIKVNKAENNCSGLPLAPGVLPNFVSDVLVLDYSNPESLEIIKTHQQELAAVLVVPVQTSRPALQPKEFLHQLRELTQANEIALIFDEMVTGFRIHPGGAQAYFGVKADIATYGKIVGGGMPIGVIAGDSKYMDAIDGGMWNYGDDSYPQTKKTFFAGTFCKHPLAMTAAKAVLKYLQSEGLSLQQKLNARTTQFVSTLNDYFAVEGLPLRMANFGSLFGSASVELSEENSVASVAMSLLKYHLLNQGVHLLGVSGYLSTAHTDEDINYILQAVKNSVEQIRTGGFLPPRAAV from the coding sequence ATGAATACGCAACAAGTTACATTAGCTCAACATTCAGATAATTTAACCAAGCTATTAGCTACAGCAGGACTGCCTAACCAGCAACAAGAATATTTACGATATTTTATTAATAGCTACAATGAAAAAACTAAAATATCCAAGCAGATTTCTCAAAATTACCGACCATTCTTAGCGGATGATAAAAATTTAGGAGAGTTTAATCTACTCTTCAAAGAAATGTATTATCCCATTGTGGCTAATCGTTCCTTTGGTTCTAAAATCTGGGATGTAGATGGTAATGAATATGTAGATATCATGATGGGCTTGGGTATCAATCTTTTTGGTCATAACCCATCTTTTATAAAAGAAGCTTTAATCGCTCAACTAGATAAAGGTATTCAAATTGGCCCTCAATCAGAACTTGTGGGTGAGGTAGCGGAGTTAGTTTCACAACTGACTGGGATGGAGAGAGTTTGTTTTAGCAATACAGGTACAGAAGCCGTCATGTCTGCTATCCGCATTGCTAGAGCAGTTACAGGACGTAACAAAATTGTTATCTTTTCAGGCTCTTATCACGGTCATTTTGATGGCACTTTAATTAAAGTAAATAAAGCAGAAAATAATTGCTCTGGACTACCATTAGCACCTGGAGTATTACCAAATTTTGTTAGTGATGTTTTAGTATTAGATTATAGCAATCCTGAATCTTTAGAAATTATCAAAACTCATCAACAAGAATTAGCAGCGGTTTTGGTAGTTCCCGTACAAACTTCTAGACCTGCTTTACAGCCAAAAGAATTTCTACACCAGTTACGGGAATTAACCCAAGCAAATGAAATTGCTTTAATTTTTGATGAAATGGTGACAGGCTTTCGGATTCACCCTGGTGGCGCGCAAGCGTATTTTGGCGTAAAAGCTGACATAGCTACTTACGGAAAGATTGTTGGTGGTGGAATGCCAATTGGGGTGATTGCTGGTGACAGTAAATATATGGATGCAATTGATGGGGGTATGTGGAATTATGGCGATGATTCTTACCCACAAACCAAGAAAACATTTTTTGCTGGTACTTTTTGTAAGCATCCTTTAGCAATGACGGCTGCAAAAGCAGTGCTGAAATATTTGCAAAGTGAAGGGTTATCATTACAGCAAAAATTGAATGCGCGGACAACACAATTTGTAAGTACTTTGAATGATTATTTTGCGGTAGAAGGTCTACCTCTACGGATGGCAAACTTTGGATCGCTATTTGGTTCTGCATCTGTAGAACTTTCTGAGGAAAATTCTGTGGCTTCCGTAGCTATGTCATTGTTAAAATATCATCTACTGAATCAGGGAGTTCACCTTTTAGGCGTTAGTGGTTATTTATCTACAGCCCATACAGATGAAGATATTAACTACATTCTTCAAGCTGTTAAGAATAGTGTAGAACAAATCCGAACTGGAGGGTTTTTACCTCCCCGTGCTGCTGTTTAA
- a CDS encoding MbtH domain-containing protein: protein MRENSEDTTIYKVVVNHEEQYSIWPADRENALGWKDAGKSGLKSECLEYIKEVWTDMRPLSLRKKMEELSNNH, encoded by the coding sequence ATGCGAGAAAATTCAGAAGATACAACAATTTATAAAGTTGTAGTTAACCATGAAGAACAATATTCTATTTGGCCTGCTGATAGAGAAAATGCTCTTGGTTGGAAAGATGCAGGCAAAAGTGGACTGAAATCAGAATGTTTGGAATACATTAAGGAAGTATGGACTGATATGAGACCCCTAAGTTTAAGGAAGAAAATGGAGGAATTATCTAATAATCATTAA
- a CDS encoding serine/threonine protein kinase with two-component sensor domain yields MNIAVEPLTKILGYRISERLYAGSRTLVYRAIREADQLPIVIKLLKQEYPTFNELLQFRNQYTIVQNLDFEGIVRLYSLEPYHNSYALVMEDFGGISLREWIHKEINSNLDRLKAFLEIAIALATILDRLYRHRIIHKDIKPANILINPDTQQVKLIDFSLASLLSRETQEIYSPNVLEGTLAYVSPEQTGRMNRGIDYRSDFYSLGVTFFEILTGELPFQSNDPMELVHCHIAKQPDKFKIQNSKFKNEQPIPPVFCDIVMKLMAKNAEDRYQSALGLKHDLEICLNQLQTTGQIDSFEIGQRDVCDRFIISEKLYGRYSEVASLLAAFERVARARSELMLVAGFSGIGKTAAINEVHKPIVRQRGYFIKGKFDQFQRNIPLSAFLQAFRDLIEQLLSETDTQLAQWQNKILSALGENAQVIIEVIPELERIIGKQPAVPELSGSAAQNRFNILFQKFIQVFATKDRCLTIFIDDLQWADAASLKFMQLLMSDIDSRYLLLIGAYRDNEVSATHPLMLTLEEIQKSQTTVNTITLAPLDLLSVNQLIADTFSCSLELALPLTELIFSKTKGNPFFTTQFLKALYEERLIAFNFHGGYWECNIAQVRSLTLSDDVVDFMAVQLQKLPPATQEVLQLAACIGNTFDLETLAIVYEQSPTQTANDLWTALSEGLILPQNHVYKFFQQEIFLSDRELLLNGQSRKMTTSYKFLHDRVQQAAYSLIPQDQKQATHLKIGRRLLDNTPAADQHEKIFNIINHLNLGAELIAHPREREQLANLNLIAGRQAKSATAYEAALKYFNTGIMFLEAHSWQTQYDLTLSLYLAAAEAEYLNTNYQQADRQIETLLENVKDRLQKARVYEIKIQSLISQNRMQSAVDLALEVLQMLGVSLDQQAIATLDIEALIDLPEMTDLNKLAALRILMTVGPAVFLANPQMYASVVFTMANLCMRYGNSSLAAYAYVAYGLLLCSGGDIESGYKFGQIAIELLDRFDSRKLKSKVYMLFYGSILHWKAHFQNSLQPLQEAFQLGLETGDLEFAAYSATTYCDFCFHTESELETVLHKQTQYVETIQKLKQEYQLIQGQISRQFLLNLSGQAIDKLRLVGDSCNETEMLPIWTQHNVGFILFFVYLYKLILAYFFGANADAVENLRLAEPYQNGTRNTVHFVEYQLYSSLSLLAHYPDVSIGEQQQYLQQVAENQALMQQWATHAPMNYQHMWCLVEAERNRVLGNKATAIEMYDQAIESAKQHSYIQQEALANELAAKFYLNWGKQQLAQTYAIEAYYCYTRWGAKAKVTDLETRYPQLLAPILEQGSFAFSTHETIIVSGRGSSHSSSSGSSTASVALDLAVILKASQTLSSEIELEKLVSSLLHVALENAGADKCVLLLSENGRLLVQAIANIDNSTTLLHPQPMEESLEIPLNLINMVKRSLQPLVIVDATVHPRAMDDPYIRQHQPRSILCSPILHQGKLLGILYLENDRSIGAFTDDRVDILNLLCTQAAISLENARLYQKSLLYGQQLERSLQEVQQMQLQLVQSEKMSALGNLVAGVAHEINNPVGFISGNIEPAKNYVQDLLGLINLYQEKFPDPGVEIEDEIEAIDLDYLREDLPQLLESMSLGANRIRSISISLRTFSRTDKDYKVPFNIHDGIDSTILILRHRLKGNELRPAIEVIKNYGALPLVDCFAGQLNQVFMNLLANAIDALEESNLGKSMAEIAAKPNRITIQTCVAQSVQHVEIRIADNGVGMSQEVKQRVFDHLFTTKAVGKGTGLGLAIARQIVVEAHGGTIEVDVIPQEKTEFVVMLPIKV; encoded by the coding sequence TCTCGATCGACTCTACCGCCACCGCATCATTCACAAAGACATCAAACCTGCCAACATTTTAATTAACCCAGATACTCAGCAGGTGAAGTTGATTGATTTCAGCCTTGCTTCCCTGCTGTCTAGAGAAACTCAAGAAATTTATAGTCCGAATGTTTTGGAAGGTACTCTCGCTTATGTGTCGCCAGAACAAACCGGACGGATGAACCGAGGAATTGATTACCGCAGTGATTTCTACTCTTTAGGAGTGACTTTCTTTGAAATCCTCACTGGAGAATTACCTTTTCAATCTAACGATCCGATGGAATTGGTTCACTGTCATATCGCTAAACAACCAGATAAATTCAAAATTCAAAATTCAAAATTCAAAAATGAACAACCCATTCCGCCAGTATTCTGTGACATAGTGATGAAACTGATGGCGAAAAATGCCGAAGACCGCTATCAGAGTGCTTTGGGGTTGAAACACGATCTAGAGATATGTCTGAATCAACTGCAAACAACTGGACAGATCGATTCATTTGAGATTGGACAACGAGATGTGTGCGATCGCTTCATCATCTCAGAAAAACTCTACGGTCGTTATAGCGAAGTAGCAAGTTTACTAGCAGCTTTTGAGCGAGTTGCTCGCGCACGCAGCGAACTCATGTTAGTGGCGGGTTTCTCTGGTATCGGCAAAACAGCCGCAATCAACGAAGTCCACAAACCGATTGTGCGGCAACGAGGCTACTTTATTAAAGGTAAATTTGACCAGTTTCAGCGCAACATTCCCCTATCTGCTTTTTTACAAGCATTTCGCGATTTAATCGAGCAACTGCTCAGTGAAACTGATACGCAATTAGCTCAATGGCAAAACAAAATTCTCTCAGCTTTGGGAGAAAACGCTCAAGTCATTATTGAGGTTATCCCAGAATTAGAGCGCATAATTGGCAAACAACCTGCTGTTCCCGAACTCTCTGGTAGTGCTGCACAAAACCGCTTCAACATTTTATTTCAAAAATTTATCCAGGTGTTCGCTACAAAAGATCGTTGTCTGACGATCTTTATCGATGACTTGCAGTGGGCAGATGCTGCTTCTCTCAAATTTATGCAACTGTTAATGAGCGACATAGATAGCCGATATCTGTTGCTGATTGGGGCTTACCGCGATAATGAAGTCTCAGCAACCCATCCCCTGATGCTGACGCTCGAAGAAATTCAGAAGTCACAGACTACAGTCAATACAATTACGCTTGCGCCTCTAGATCTGTTGTCGGTGAATCAGTTGATTGCTGATACATTTAGTTGTTCGCTAGAGCTAGCTTTGCCATTGACAGAGTTGATCTTTAGCAAAACTAAAGGCAATCCCTTCTTCACGACTCAGTTTCTCAAAGCCCTTTATGAAGAGCGACTGATTGCATTCAATTTTCATGGCGGTTACTGGGAGTGTAACATTGCACAGGTGCGATCGCTTACCCTCAGCGATGATGTCGTAGACTTTATGGCAGTTCAACTTCAGAAATTGCCGCCAGCTACTCAAGAAGTGTTGCAGTTAGCGGCTTGCATTGGTAACACTTTTGACTTAGAAACCCTAGCGATCGTCTACGAACAATCCCCAACCCAAACCGCCAACGATCTGTGGACAGCTTTAAGCGAAGGATTAATCTTACCGCAGAATCATGTTTATAAGTTTTTTCAACAAGAAATATTTTTGAGCGATCGCGAGTTATTGCTCAACGGTCAATCACGAAAAATGACCACTAGCTATAAATTTTTACACGATCGAGTACAGCAAGCGGCTTATTCCTTAATTCCCCAAGATCAGAAGCAAGCCACTCACCTCAAGATTGGGCGACGGTTGTTAGACAACACGCCAGCAGCAGACCAGCACGAGAAAATTTTTAATATTATTAACCATCTCAACCTGGGTGCAGAACTAATTGCTCATCCTAGGGAACGAGAGCAATTAGCGAATCTCAATTTGATAGCGGGTCGTCAGGCAAAATCTGCAACAGCCTACGAAGCCGCACTGAAATATTTTAATACAGGCATCATGTTCCTAGAAGCCCATAGCTGGCAGACTCAGTACGATTTAACACTCTCTTTGTATTTAGCAGCAGCAGAAGCAGAATACCTGAATACGAACTATCAGCAAGCAGATCGGCAAATAGAGACGCTGCTAGAAAATGTCAAGGATAGATTACAAAAAGCTAGAGTTTACGAAATCAAGATTCAATCTTTAATTTCTCAGAATCGGATGCAGTCAGCAGTAGATCTAGCCTTAGAGGTCTTGCAGATGCTAGGCGTCAGCTTAGATCAACAGGCGATCGCTACTCTAGACATTGAAGCATTAATTGACCTGCCAGAAATGACCGACCTGAATAAACTAGCAGCATTAAGAATTTTGATGACTGTTGGCCCTGCGGTGTTCCTGGCTAACCCCCAAATGTATGCATCCGTTGTCTTTACAATGGCCAATCTCTGTATGAGATATGGCAATTCTAGCCTTGCAGCTTATGCCTACGTAGCCTATGGATTATTGCTTTGTAGTGGGGGGGATATTGAGTCTGGCTATAAGTTTGGTCAGATAGCGATCGAGTTGTTAGATCGCTTTGATAGCAGAAAGCTGAAATCTAAAGTTTATATGTTGTTTTATGGCAGCATTCTCCACTGGAAAGCACACTTTCAAAATTCCTTGCAACCTTTGCAAGAAGCATTTCAACTTGGGTTAGAAACTGGAGATTTAGAATTTGCTGCTTACAGCGCTACGACATATTGCGATTTTTGTTTTCACACTGAGTCAGAGCTAGAAACAGTGCTTCACAAGCAGACTCAGTATGTTGAGACTATTCAAAAATTAAAACAAGAATATCAGCTAATTCAAGGTCAAATCAGCAGACAATTTCTCTTAAATTTAAGCGGTCAGGCAATTGATAAGTTGCGGTTGGTTGGTGATAGTTGCAATGAAACAGAAATGCTGCCCATCTGGACTCAACATAACGTGGGCTTTATTTTATTTTTTGTCTATTTATACAAACTAATTCTTGCCTATTTCTTTGGAGCTAATGCTGATGCAGTGGAAAATCTGCGACTAGCCGAACCATACCAAAACGGTACTAGAAACACAGTTCATTTTGTGGAGTATCAGCTGTATTCGTCTCTATCGCTGTTGGCACATTATCCAGATGTATCGATCGGCGAGCAGCAGCAATATTTGCAACAGGTAGCTGAAAATCAAGCACTGATGCAGCAATGGGCAACTCATGCACCAATGAACTATCAACATATGTGGTGTTTGGTAGAAGCAGAAAGAAATCGGGTACTGGGCAATAAAGCGACTGCTATCGAAATGTATGACCAAGCGATAGAAAGTGCCAAACAGCACAGCTACATTCAGCAAGAAGCGCTGGCTAACGAACTCGCCGCTAAGTTTTATCTCAACTGGGGCAAACAACAGCTCGCGCAAACCTACGCGATCGAGGCGTATTACTGCTATACCCGTTGGGGAGCTAAAGCCAAAGTTACGGATTTAGAAACTCGTTATCCGCAACTTTTAGCACCTATCCTCGAACAAGGCTCTTTCGCTTTCTCAACTCACGAAACAATTATTGTATCTGGTCGGGGAAGTTCTCACAGTTCTTCTTCAGGTAGTAGCACTGCTTCTGTGGCCTTAGATTTAGCCGTGATTTTGAAAGCTTCTCAAACCCTTTCCAGTGAAATTGAATTAGAAAAACTCGTTTCTAGCTTACTGCACGTCGCCCTAGAAAATGCTGGAGCTGATAAGTGCGTGTTGCTGCTATCTGAAAACGGGCGTTTGCTAGTCCAAGCGATCGCCAATATAGATAATTCCACAACGCTACTCCACCCACAACCGATGGAAGAAAGCCTAGAAATACCCTTAAATCTCATCAACATGGTGAAACGTAGCTTACAACCACTAGTGATAGTTGACGCCACGGTGCATCCTAGAGCAATGGATGACCCATACATTCGACAGCACCAACCTAGGAGTATTTTGTGTAGCCCAATTTTGCATCAAGGTAAGTTGCTAGGGATTTTGTATCTAGAAAACGATCGCTCTATTGGTGCGTTTACTGACGATCGCGTTGATATCCTGAATCTTCTTTGCACTCAAGCCGCTATTTCTTTAGAAAATGCTCGTCTGTATCAGAAATCGCTACTCTACGGTCAACAGTTAGAGCGATCGCTGCAAGAGGTACAGCAGATGCAACTGCAATTAGTGCAGAGTGAAAAAATGTCAGCTTTGGGAAATCTCGTGGCTGGCGTTGCTCATGAAATCAACAATCCCGTCGGCTTTATTTCTGGCAATATTGAACCAGCTAAAAATTATGTCCAGGATTTGTTGGGGTTAATCAACCTGTACCAAGAAAAGTTTCCCGATCCTGGCGTAGAAATTGAAGACGAAATTGAGGCGATTGATTTAGACTACTTGCGCGAAGACTTACCTCAGTTACTCGAATCGATGAGTTTGGGTGCCAATCGCATTCGGAGTATCAGCATCAGTTTGCGAACCTTTTCTCGAACCGATAAGGATTACAAAGTACCTTTCAACATTCACGATGGCATTGACAGCACAATTTTAATTCTGAGACATCGTTTGAAAGGCAACGAACTTCGTCCCGCAATTGAAGTGATTAAAAATTATGGCGCACTGCCTTTAGTCGACTGCTTTGCCGGACAACTCAACCAAGTATTTATGAATTTGTTAGCAAATGCCATTGATGCCCTGGAAGAATCTAATCTAGGCAAAAGTATGGCAGAAATCGCCGCTAAACCCAATCGCATTACTATCCAAACTTGTGTAGCGCAATCAGTCCAGCACGTTGAGATTCGGATTGCAGATAACGGAGTGGGAATGTCCCAGGAAGTGAAGCAAAGAGTATTCGATCATTTGTTCACCACCAAAGCTGTCGGTAAAGGAACCGGATTAGGATTAGCGATCGCCCGTCAAATTGTCGTAGAAGCTCATGGAGGTACAATTGAAGTAGATGTCATTCCGCAAGAGAAGACAGAGTTTGTAGTTATGCTGCCGATAAAGGTGTAA